The following proteins come from a genomic window of Lycium ferocissimum isolate CSIRO_LF1 chromosome 4, AGI_CSIRO_Lferr_CH_V1, whole genome shotgun sequence:
- the LOC132052936 gene encoding uncharacterized protein At5g39865-like, with protein sequence MLLTRTKSIHNNNSPNFSCSSFKDIHTLFSDDPNYNSSPISTTKKPNIFHRVRRVNAVLRAFSTRPAPKPELIQIPGAEKKIVIYFTSLRVIRSTFDDCKAVRSILSSFRVSIDERDISMDAGIMEELKAILGEKTKLSLPRVFIGGKYIGGAEEIIQLHEAGELKKCVEGLTPADLSTCEVCGGNRFILCDECSGSHKFYSEKNGSRTCPVCNENGLIRCPSCYYATC encoded by the coding sequence ATGTTGCTAACTCGaaccaaatcaattcacaataacAATTCCCCCAATTTCTCTTGCTCTTCCTTCAAAGATATTCATACCCTTTTCTCCGACGATCCAAATTACAACTCCTCACCCATTTCCACCACCAAAAAACCCAATATATTCCACCGTGTCCGTCGTGTTAACGCTGTCCTCCGTGCCTTCTCAACCCGACCCGCACCCAAACCCGAATTGATCCAAATCCCAGGAGCTGAGAAAAAGATAGTGATTTACTTCACAAGCCTGAGAGTAATCCGTTCTACATTCGACGATTGCAAAGCCGTTCGATCAATTCTGTCTAGTTTCCGCGTTTCGATCGACGAACGAGATATATCCATGGACGCTGGGATCATGGAAGAGCTAAAAGCAATATTGGGTGAAAAGACGAAATTGTCCTTGCCGAGAGTTTTTATAGGAGGCAAGTACATTGGTGGGGCTGAGGAGATTATTCAGTTACATGAAGCTGGTGAGCTGAAGAAGTGCGTTGAAGGGTTAACTCCGGCGGATTTAAGCACGTGTGAAGTGTGTGGCGGAAATAGATTTATTCTGTGCGACGAGTGCAGTGGAAGTCACAAGTTTTATAGCGAGAAAAATGGATCTAGGACTTGCCCGGTTTGTAATGAGAATGGTTTGATCAGGTGCCCTTCTTGTTACTATGCAACATGCTGA
- the LOC132054705 gene encoding transcription factor HY5-like, translating into MAEKGKTPEPDLDLSLKSPADPEEPSNKVLSLDEAIDFELKHGYVDSSVDLKKLKRTISNRLSAQRTYIKRNEYIAELEKKVKDLEVIHR; encoded by the exons ATGgctgaaaaaggaaaaacaccGGAGCCTGATTTGGATTTGTCCCTTAAAAGTCCAGCAGATCCAGAGGAACCAAGTAATAAGGTCCTAAGCCTTGATGAAGCAATCGATTTTGAATTGAAGCATGGTTATGTTGACTCCAGCGTGGATTTGAAGAAGCTTAAAAg GACTATATCGAATCGATTGTCTGCGCAAAGAACCTATATTAAGAGGAATGAATACATTGCTGAATTGGAAAAGAAGGTGAAAGATCTCGAGGTAATACATAGATGA
- the LOC132054060 gene encoding uncharacterized protein LOC132054060, with translation MPEANERGIEEEKRRKKYGKATKIGVKMTCSTCKQHHNKKGCKTRNQSGVSRDMGQSSTSSAQHNGTKASATTPIVPMASNPSSICEDTSRVQKSQSKSGAFGGRGKGRGRGRGRGRGGGIPTSDSGLGVEGGRGRSGVGANSSAQLVPRLHHDMIALQDQGCGDMDIHYFEMLILI, from the exons ATGCCGGAGGCAAACGAAAGAGGgatagaagaagagaaaaggcgAAAGAAATATGGTAAAGCTACCAAGATTGGAGTGAAGATGACATGCTCGACTTGCAAACAACATCATAATAAGAAAGGGTGCAAAACAAGG AATCAGAGTGGTGTTTCAAGAGATATGGGACAATCTTCCACTAGTTCTGCACAACATAATGGTACAAAAGCAAGTGCAACTACTCCTATTGTTCCTATGGCCAGTAATCCATCTTCTATTTGTGAAGATACATCTAGAGTTCAAAAAAGTCAATCCAAATCAGGTGCATTTGGAGGGAGAGGGAAAGGGAGAGGGAGGgggagagggagagggagaggTGGTGGGATTCCTACTAGTGATTCAGGACTTGGAGTTGAGGGAGGTAGAGGAAGAAGTGGTGTTGGTGCTAATTCTAGTGCCCAACTAGTGCCGCGACTTCATCACGATATGATTGCTTTACAAGACCAAGGGTGCGGGGATATG GATATACACTATTTTGAGATGTTGATTCTAATTTGA